The Thamnophis elegans isolate rThaEle1 chromosome 15, rThaEle1.pri, whole genome shotgun sequence genome includes a window with the following:
- the CDK11A gene encoding cyclin-dependent kinase 11A isoform X1, translating into MGDEKESWKVKTLDEILQEKKRRKEQEEKADTKRLKNSDDRDSKRDSLEEGELRDHRMEITIRNSPYRREDSMDDRGEEDDSLAIKPPQQMSRKEKAHHRKDEKRKEKRRHRSHSAEGKHARVKEKEREHERRKRHREEQDKARREWERQKRRELAREHSRRERDRLEQLERKRERERKLREQQKEQRELKERERRAEERRKEREARREISGHHRTMREDYGEKIRIWSRSPLRQQRERLEPSEIRKPVREEKPEEKDPLSDLQDISDSERKTSSAETSSGESGSASEEEEEEEEEEEEESSSEESEEEEEEEEEEEEETGSNSEEISEQSAEEVSEDEMTEEEERENGDHLPVVTESRFDQDSVGSEAEEDDIVEGSPQSNAMTEGEYLPDSPISSPVELKRELPKYLPALQGCRSVEEFQCLNRIEEGTYGVVYRAKDKKTDEIVALKRLKMEKEKEGFPITSLREINTILKAQHPNIVTVREIVVGSNMDKIYIVMNYVEHDLKSLMETMKQPFLPGEVKTLMIQLLRGVKHLHDNWILHRDLKTSNLLLSHAGILKVGDFGLAREYGSPLKPYTPVVVTLWYRAPELLLGAKEYSTAIDMWSVGCIFGELLTQKPLFPGKSEIDQINKVFKDLGTPSEKIWPAYNELPAVKKMTFTEYPYNNLRKRFGALLSDQGFDLMNKFLTYYPGRRITAEDGLKHEYFRETPQPIDPSMFPTWPAKSEQQRVKRGTSPRPPEGGLGYSQLGDDDIKDTGFHLTTTNQGASAAGPGFSLKF; encoded by the exons ATGGGTGATGAAAAGGAATCGTGGAAGGTAAAAACGTTAGATGAGATTCTTcaggagaagaaacgccggaagGAGCAGGAAGAAAAAGCAGATACCAAGCGCCTCAAAAAT TCTGATGACCGGGACTCAAAGCGGGATTCCCTTGAAGAGGGAGAGTTAAGAGATCACCGAATGGAGATCACTATTAGAAATTCACCTTACAGGAGAGAAGATTCAATGGACGACAG GGGAGAGGAGGACGACTCCCTGGCTATCAAACCACCCCAGCAAATGTCACGCAAGGAGAAAGCCCACCACAGAAAAGACGAGAAGCGGAAAGAAAAAAGACGGCATCGCAGTCACTCAGCAGAAG GGAAACATGCTAGGGTGAAAGAGAAAGAACGCGAGCATGAACGTAGAAAAAGGCACCGCGAAGAGCAGGATAAGGCCCGTCGCGAATGGGAGAGGCAGAAAAGGAGAGAATTGGCTAGGGAACACTCGCGGAGAGAGAG AGACCGCTTGGAGCAACTGGAACGAAAACGGGAACGGGAAAGGAAATTAAGGGAACAGCAGAAGGAGCAGCGAGAGTTGAAAGAACGGGAGAGGCGAgcggaagaaaggaggaaagaacggGAAGCCAGACGGGAGA TCTCAGGGCATCATAGAACAATGAGGGAAGACTACGGAGAAAAAATAAGAATTTGGAGCCGAAGTCCCCTGCGGCAACAGAGAGAAAGACTTGAACCATCAGAAATCAGGAAGCCAG TGAGAGAGGAGAAACCAGAAGAAAAGGATCCTTTGTCAGATCTACAGGATATCAGTGACAGTGAACGAAAAACCAGCTCAGCTGAAACATCATCAG gGGAATCAGGATCGgcttcagaagaagaggaggaggaagaggaggaggaggaagaagaatccAGCAGCGAAGAgtctgaggaagaagaagaggaagaggaggaagaagaagaggagacagGAAGCAATTCGGAGGAAATATCCGAACAGTCAGCTG AAGAGGTGAGTGAAGACGAAATGACCGAAGAAGAGGAACGAGAAAACGGAGACCACCTTCCAGTTG TTACAGAGTCCAGATTTGACCAGGATTCTGTGGGAAGCGAAGCTGAGGAAGATGACATTGTGGAAGGAAGCCCGCAGTCCAACGCCATGACGGAAGGGGAATATCTTCCCGATTCCCCCATCTCCTCGCCCGTAGAACTGAAACGAGAGCTGCCCAAATATCTCCCGGCCCTTCAG GGCTGCCGTAGCGTGGAAGAATTCCAGTGCCTGAACCGGATCGAGGAAGGGACTTACGGCGTGGTGTACAGAGCCAAAGACAAAAAAACAG aTGAAATTGTGGCCTTGAAGCGATtaaaaatggagaaggaaaaagaaggtttTCCTATTACTTCCTTAAGAGAGATCAACACCATCCTCAAAGCTCAGCACCCAAATATTGTCACTGTTAGG GAGATTGTCGTCGGTAGCAACATGGACAAGATCTACATCGTGATGAACTATGTTGAACATGACCTCAAAAGCTTGATGGAAACCATGAAGCAGCCTTTTCTGCCAG GGGAAGTGAAAACTTTGATGATTCAATTGCTCCGAGGCGTAAAACACCTCCACGACAACTGGATTCTGCACCGGGATTTGAAAACGTCTAACCTGCTCTTGAGTCACGCTGGGATTTTAAAA GTTGGAGATTTTGGACTAGCCAGAGAATACGGTTCTCCCTTAAAGCCGTACACCCCGGTTGTCGTGACGTTATGGTACCGAGCGCCTGAGCTCTTACTCGGAGCCAAG gAATATTCCACAGCCATCGACATGTGGTCCGTGGGTTGCATCTTCGGGGAGCTGTTAACCCAGAAGCCGCTTTTCCCGGGGAAGTCCGAAATCGACCAAATTAACAAAGTTTTTAAA gaCTTGGGAACGCCGAGTGAAAAAATCTGGCCGGCTTATAACGAGCTGCCAGCGGTCAAAAAAATGACCTTCACAGAGTACCCATACAACAACCTCCGCAAACGGTTCGGTGCCCTCCTCTCGGATCAAGGATTTGATCTCATGAATAA ATTCCTGACCTACTACCCTGGGAGAAGGATCACTGCCGAAGACGGCTTAAAGCACGAATATTTCCGTGAGACCCCACAGCCCATTGACCCCTCCATGTTTCCAACGTGGCCGGCCAAAAGCGAACAACAGCGAGTGAAACGAGGCACAAGCCCGCGACCCCCAGAAGGAGGATTGGGATACAGTCAGCTG GGCGACGATGACATTAAAGATACCGGTTTCCATTTGACGACCACGAACCAAGGCGCGTCAGCTGCAGGGCCCGGATTCAGCCTGAAGTTTTAA
- the CDK11A gene encoding cyclin-dependent kinase 11A isoform X2, with product MGDEKESWKVKTLDEILQEKKRRKEQEEKADTKRLKNSDDRDSKRDSLEEGELRDHRMEITIRNSPYRREDSMDDRGEEDDSLAIKPPQQMSRKEKAHHRKDEKRKEKRRHRSHSAEGKHARVKEKEREHERRKRHREEQDKARREWERQKRRELAREHSRRERDRLEQLERKRERERKLREQQKEQRELKERERRAEERRKEREARREISGHHRTMREDYGEKIRIWSRSPLRQQRERLEPSEIRKPVREEKPEEKDPLSDLQDISDSERKTSSAETSSGESGSASEEEEEEEEEEEEESSSEESEEEEEEEEEEEEETGSNSEEISEQSAEEVSEDEMTEEEERENGDHLPVESRFDQDSVGSEAEEDDIVEGSPQSNAMTEGEYLPDSPISSPVELKRELPKYLPALQGCRSVEEFQCLNRIEEGTYGVVYRAKDKKTDEIVALKRLKMEKEKEGFPITSLREINTILKAQHPNIVTVREIVVGSNMDKIYIVMNYVEHDLKSLMETMKQPFLPGEVKTLMIQLLRGVKHLHDNWILHRDLKTSNLLLSHAGILKVGDFGLAREYGSPLKPYTPVVVTLWYRAPELLLGAKEYSTAIDMWSVGCIFGELLTQKPLFPGKSEIDQINKVFKDLGTPSEKIWPAYNELPAVKKMTFTEYPYNNLRKRFGALLSDQGFDLMNKFLTYYPGRRITAEDGLKHEYFRETPQPIDPSMFPTWPAKSEQQRVKRGTSPRPPEGGLGYSQLGDDDIKDTGFHLTTTNQGASAAGPGFSLKF from the exons ATGGGTGATGAAAAGGAATCGTGGAAGGTAAAAACGTTAGATGAGATTCTTcaggagaagaaacgccggaagGAGCAGGAAGAAAAAGCAGATACCAAGCGCCTCAAAAAT TCTGATGACCGGGACTCAAAGCGGGATTCCCTTGAAGAGGGAGAGTTAAGAGATCACCGAATGGAGATCACTATTAGAAATTCACCTTACAGGAGAGAAGATTCAATGGACGACAG GGGAGAGGAGGACGACTCCCTGGCTATCAAACCACCCCAGCAAATGTCACGCAAGGAGAAAGCCCACCACAGAAAAGACGAGAAGCGGAAAGAAAAAAGACGGCATCGCAGTCACTCAGCAGAAG GGAAACATGCTAGGGTGAAAGAGAAAGAACGCGAGCATGAACGTAGAAAAAGGCACCGCGAAGAGCAGGATAAGGCCCGTCGCGAATGGGAGAGGCAGAAAAGGAGAGAATTGGCTAGGGAACACTCGCGGAGAGAGAG AGACCGCTTGGAGCAACTGGAACGAAAACGGGAACGGGAAAGGAAATTAAGGGAACAGCAGAAGGAGCAGCGAGAGTTGAAAGAACGGGAGAGGCGAgcggaagaaaggaggaaagaacggGAAGCCAGACGGGAGA TCTCAGGGCATCATAGAACAATGAGGGAAGACTACGGAGAAAAAATAAGAATTTGGAGCCGAAGTCCCCTGCGGCAACAGAGAGAAAGACTTGAACCATCAGAAATCAGGAAGCCAG TGAGAGAGGAGAAACCAGAAGAAAAGGATCCTTTGTCAGATCTACAGGATATCAGTGACAGTGAACGAAAAACCAGCTCAGCTGAAACATCATCAG gGGAATCAGGATCGgcttcagaagaagaggaggaggaagaggaggaggaggaagaagaatccAGCAGCGAAGAgtctgaggaagaagaagaggaagaggaggaagaagaagaggagacagGAAGCAATTCGGAGGAAATATCCGAACAGTCAGCTG AAGAGGTGAGTGAAGACGAAATGACCGAAGAAGAGGAACGAGAAAACGGAGACCACCTTCCAGTTG AGTCCAGATTTGACCAGGATTCTGTGGGAAGCGAAGCTGAGGAAGATGACATTGTGGAAGGAAGCCCGCAGTCCAACGCCATGACGGAAGGGGAATATCTTCCCGATTCCCCCATCTCCTCGCCCGTAGAACTGAAACGAGAGCTGCCCAAATATCTCCCGGCCCTTCAG GGCTGCCGTAGCGTGGAAGAATTCCAGTGCCTGAACCGGATCGAGGAAGGGACTTACGGCGTGGTGTACAGAGCCAAAGACAAAAAAACAG aTGAAATTGTGGCCTTGAAGCGATtaaaaatggagaaggaaaaagaaggtttTCCTATTACTTCCTTAAGAGAGATCAACACCATCCTCAAAGCTCAGCACCCAAATATTGTCACTGTTAGG GAGATTGTCGTCGGTAGCAACATGGACAAGATCTACATCGTGATGAACTATGTTGAACATGACCTCAAAAGCTTGATGGAAACCATGAAGCAGCCTTTTCTGCCAG GGGAAGTGAAAACTTTGATGATTCAATTGCTCCGAGGCGTAAAACACCTCCACGACAACTGGATTCTGCACCGGGATTTGAAAACGTCTAACCTGCTCTTGAGTCACGCTGGGATTTTAAAA GTTGGAGATTTTGGACTAGCCAGAGAATACGGTTCTCCCTTAAAGCCGTACACCCCGGTTGTCGTGACGTTATGGTACCGAGCGCCTGAGCTCTTACTCGGAGCCAAG gAATATTCCACAGCCATCGACATGTGGTCCGTGGGTTGCATCTTCGGGGAGCTGTTAACCCAGAAGCCGCTTTTCCCGGGGAAGTCCGAAATCGACCAAATTAACAAAGTTTTTAAA gaCTTGGGAACGCCGAGTGAAAAAATCTGGCCGGCTTATAACGAGCTGCCAGCGGTCAAAAAAATGACCTTCACAGAGTACCCATACAACAACCTCCGCAAACGGTTCGGTGCCCTCCTCTCGGATCAAGGATTTGATCTCATGAATAA ATTCCTGACCTACTACCCTGGGAGAAGGATCACTGCCGAAGACGGCTTAAAGCACGAATATTTCCGTGAGACCCCACAGCCCATTGACCCCTCCATGTTTCCAACGTGGCCGGCCAAAAGCGAACAACAGCGAGTGAAACGAGGCACAAGCCCGCGACCCCCAGAAGGAGGATTGGGATACAGTCAGCTG GGCGACGATGACATTAAAGATACCGGTTTCCATTTGACGACCACGAACCAAGGCGCGTCAGCTGCAGGGCCCGGATTCAGCCTGAAGTTTTAA
- the CDK11A gene encoding cyclin-dependent kinase 11A isoform X5: MGDEKESWKVKTLDEILQEKKRRKEQEEKADTKRLKNERRFNGRQGRGGRLPGYQTTPANVTQGESPPQKRREAERKKTASQSLSRRDRLEQLERKRERERKLREQQKEQRELKERERRAEERRKEREARREISGHHRTMREDYGEKIRIWSRSPLRQQRERLEPSEIRKPVREEKPEEKDPLSDLQDISDSERKTSSAETSSGESGSASEEEEEEEEEEEEESSSEESEEEEEEEEEEEEETGSNSEEISEQSAEEVSEDEMTEEEERENGDHLPVVTESRFDQDSVGSEAEEDDIVEGSPQSNAMTEGEYLPDSPISSPVELKRELPKYLPALQGCRSVEEFQCLNRIEEGTYGVVYRAKDKKTDEIVALKRLKMEKEKEGFPITSLREINTILKAQHPNIVTVREIVVGSNMDKIYIVMNYVEHDLKSLMETMKQPFLPGEVKTLMIQLLRGVKHLHDNWILHRDLKTSNLLLSHAGILKVGDFGLAREYGSPLKPYTPVVVTLWYRAPELLLGAKEYSTAIDMWSVGCIFGELLTQKPLFPGKSEIDQINKVFKDLGTPSEKIWPAYNELPAVKKMTFTEYPYNNLRKRFGALLSDQGFDLMNKFLTYYPGRRITAEDGLKHEYFRETPQPIDPSMFPTWPAKSEQQRVKRGTSPRPPEGGLGYSQLGDDDIKDTGFHLTTTNQGASAAGPGFSLKF, translated from the exons ATGGGTGATGAAAAGGAATCGTGGAAGGTAAAAACGTTAGATGAGATTCTTcaggagaagaaacgccggaagGAGCAGGAAGAAAAAGCAGATACCAAGCGCCTCAAAAAT GAGAGAAGATTCAATGGACGACAG GGGAGAGGAGGACGACTCCCTGGCTATCAAACCACCCCAGCAAATGTCACGCAAGGAGAAAGCCCACCACAGAAAAGACGAGAAGCGGAAAGAAAAAAGACGGCATCGCAGTCACTCAGCAGAAG AGACCGCTTGGAGCAACTGGAACGAAAACGGGAACGGGAAAGGAAATTAAGGGAACAGCAGAAGGAGCAGCGAGAGTTGAAAGAACGGGAGAGGCGAgcggaagaaaggaggaaagaacggGAAGCCAGACGGGAGA TCTCAGGGCATCATAGAACAATGAGGGAAGACTACGGAGAAAAAATAAGAATTTGGAGCCGAAGTCCCCTGCGGCAACAGAGAGAAAGACTTGAACCATCAGAAATCAGGAAGCCAG TGAGAGAGGAGAAACCAGAAGAAAAGGATCCTTTGTCAGATCTACAGGATATCAGTGACAGTGAACGAAAAACCAGCTCAGCTGAAACATCATCAG gGGAATCAGGATCGgcttcagaagaagaggaggaggaagaggaggaggaggaagaagaatccAGCAGCGAAGAgtctgaggaagaagaagaggaagaggaggaagaagaagaggagacagGAAGCAATTCGGAGGAAATATCCGAACAGTCAGCTG AAGAGGTGAGTGAAGACGAAATGACCGAAGAAGAGGAACGAGAAAACGGAGACCACCTTCCAGTTG TTACAGAGTCCAGATTTGACCAGGATTCTGTGGGAAGCGAAGCTGAGGAAGATGACATTGTGGAAGGAAGCCCGCAGTCCAACGCCATGACGGAAGGGGAATATCTTCCCGATTCCCCCATCTCCTCGCCCGTAGAACTGAAACGAGAGCTGCCCAAATATCTCCCGGCCCTTCAG GGCTGCCGTAGCGTGGAAGAATTCCAGTGCCTGAACCGGATCGAGGAAGGGACTTACGGCGTGGTGTACAGAGCCAAAGACAAAAAAACAG aTGAAATTGTGGCCTTGAAGCGATtaaaaatggagaaggaaaaagaaggtttTCCTATTACTTCCTTAAGAGAGATCAACACCATCCTCAAAGCTCAGCACCCAAATATTGTCACTGTTAGG GAGATTGTCGTCGGTAGCAACATGGACAAGATCTACATCGTGATGAACTATGTTGAACATGACCTCAAAAGCTTGATGGAAACCATGAAGCAGCCTTTTCTGCCAG GGGAAGTGAAAACTTTGATGATTCAATTGCTCCGAGGCGTAAAACACCTCCACGACAACTGGATTCTGCACCGGGATTTGAAAACGTCTAACCTGCTCTTGAGTCACGCTGGGATTTTAAAA GTTGGAGATTTTGGACTAGCCAGAGAATACGGTTCTCCCTTAAAGCCGTACACCCCGGTTGTCGTGACGTTATGGTACCGAGCGCCTGAGCTCTTACTCGGAGCCAAG gAATATTCCACAGCCATCGACATGTGGTCCGTGGGTTGCATCTTCGGGGAGCTGTTAACCCAGAAGCCGCTTTTCCCGGGGAAGTCCGAAATCGACCAAATTAACAAAGTTTTTAAA gaCTTGGGAACGCCGAGTGAAAAAATCTGGCCGGCTTATAACGAGCTGCCAGCGGTCAAAAAAATGACCTTCACAGAGTACCCATACAACAACCTCCGCAAACGGTTCGGTGCCCTCCTCTCGGATCAAGGATTTGATCTCATGAATAA ATTCCTGACCTACTACCCTGGGAGAAGGATCACTGCCGAAGACGGCTTAAAGCACGAATATTTCCGTGAGACCCCACAGCCCATTGACCCCTCCATGTTTCCAACGTGGCCGGCCAAAAGCGAACAACAGCGAGTGAAACGAGGCACAAGCCCGCGACCCCCAGAAGGAGGATTGGGATACAGTCAGCTG GGCGACGATGACATTAAAGATACCGGTTTCCATTTGACGACCACGAACCAAGGCGCGTCAGCTGCAGGGCCCGGATTCAGCCTGAAGTTTTAA
- the CDK11A gene encoding cyclin-dependent kinase 11A isoform X3, with protein sequence MRFFRRRNAGRSRKKKQIPSASKMREDSMDDRGEEDDSLAIKPPQQMSRKEKAHHRKDEKRKEKRRHRSHSAEGKHARVKEKEREHERRKRHREEQDKARREWERQKRRELAREHSRRERDRLEQLERKRERERKLREQQKEQRELKERERRAEERRKEREARREISGHHRTMREDYGEKIRIWSRSPLRQQRERLEPSEIRKPVREEKPEEKDPLSDLQDISDSERKTSSAETSSGESGSASEEEEEEEEEEEEESSSEESEEEEEEEEEEEEETGSNSEEISEQSAEEVSEDEMTEEEERENGDHLPVVTESRFDQDSVGSEAEEDDIVEGSPQSNAMTEGEYLPDSPISSPVELKRELPKYLPALQGCRSVEEFQCLNRIEEGTYGVVYRAKDKKTDEIVALKRLKMEKEKEGFPITSLREINTILKAQHPNIVTVREIVVGSNMDKIYIVMNYVEHDLKSLMETMKQPFLPGEVKTLMIQLLRGVKHLHDNWILHRDLKTSNLLLSHAGILKVGDFGLAREYGSPLKPYTPVVVTLWYRAPELLLGAKEYSTAIDMWSVGCIFGELLTQKPLFPGKSEIDQINKVFKDLGTPSEKIWPAYNELPAVKKMTFTEYPYNNLRKRFGALLSDQGFDLMNKFLTYYPGRRITAEDGLKHEYFRETPQPIDPSMFPTWPAKSEQQRVKRGTSPRPPEGGLGYSQLGDDDIKDTGFHLTTTNQGASAAGPGFSLKF encoded by the exons ATGAGATTCTTcaggagaagaaacgccggaagGAGCAGGAAGAAAAAGCAGATACCAAGCGCCTCAAAAAT GAGAGAAGATTCAATGGACGACAG GGGAGAGGAGGACGACTCCCTGGCTATCAAACCACCCCAGCAAATGTCACGCAAGGAGAAAGCCCACCACAGAAAAGACGAGAAGCGGAAAGAAAAAAGACGGCATCGCAGTCACTCAGCAGAAG GGAAACATGCTAGGGTGAAAGAGAAAGAACGCGAGCATGAACGTAGAAAAAGGCACCGCGAAGAGCAGGATAAGGCCCGTCGCGAATGGGAGAGGCAGAAAAGGAGAGAATTGGCTAGGGAACACTCGCGGAGAGAGAG AGACCGCTTGGAGCAACTGGAACGAAAACGGGAACGGGAAAGGAAATTAAGGGAACAGCAGAAGGAGCAGCGAGAGTTGAAAGAACGGGAGAGGCGAgcggaagaaaggaggaaagaacggGAAGCCAGACGGGAGA TCTCAGGGCATCATAGAACAATGAGGGAAGACTACGGAGAAAAAATAAGAATTTGGAGCCGAAGTCCCCTGCGGCAACAGAGAGAAAGACTTGAACCATCAGAAATCAGGAAGCCAG TGAGAGAGGAGAAACCAGAAGAAAAGGATCCTTTGTCAGATCTACAGGATATCAGTGACAGTGAACGAAAAACCAGCTCAGCTGAAACATCATCAG gGGAATCAGGATCGgcttcagaagaagaggaggaggaagaggaggaggaggaagaagaatccAGCAGCGAAGAgtctgaggaagaagaagaggaagaggaggaagaagaagaggagacagGAAGCAATTCGGAGGAAATATCCGAACAGTCAGCTG AAGAGGTGAGTGAAGACGAAATGACCGAAGAAGAGGAACGAGAAAACGGAGACCACCTTCCAGTTG TTACAGAGTCCAGATTTGACCAGGATTCTGTGGGAAGCGAAGCTGAGGAAGATGACATTGTGGAAGGAAGCCCGCAGTCCAACGCCATGACGGAAGGGGAATATCTTCCCGATTCCCCCATCTCCTCGCCCGTAGAACTGAAACGAGAGCTGCCCAAATATCTCCCGGCCCTTCAG GGCTGCCGTAGCGTGGAAGAATTCCAGTGCCTGAACCGGATCGAGGAAGGGACTTACGGCGTGGTGTACAGAGCCAAAGACAAAAAAACAG aTGAAATTGTGGCCTTGAAGCGATtaaaaatggagaaggaaaaagaaggtttTCCTATTACTTCCTTAAGAGAGATCAACACCATCCTCAAAGCTCAGCACCCAAATATTGTCACTGTTAGG GAGATTGTCGTCGGTAGCAACATGGACAAGATCTACATCGTGATGAACTATGTTGAACATGACCTCAAAAGCTTGATGGAAACCATGAAGCAGCCTTTTCTGCCAG GGGAAGTGAAAACTTTGATGATTCAATTGCTCCGAGGCGTAAAACACCTCCACGACAACTGGATTCTGCACCGGGATTTGAAAACGTCTAACCTGCTCTTGAGTCACGCTGGGATTTTAAAA GTTGGAGATTTTGGACTAGCCAGAGAATACGGTTCTCCCTTAAAGCCGTACACCCCGGTTGTCGTGACGTTATGGTACCGAGCGCCTGAGCTCTTACTCGGAGCCAAG gAATATTCCACAGCCATCGACATGTGGTCCGTGGGTTGCATCTTCGGGGAGCTGTTAACCCAGAAGCCGCTTTTCCCGGGGAAGTCCGAAATCGACCAAATTAACAAAGTTTTTAAA gaCTTGGGAACGCCGAGTGAAAAAATCTGGCCGGCTTATAACGAGCTGCCAGCGGTCAAAAAAATGACCTTCACAGAGTACCCATACAACAACCTCCGCAAACGGTTCGGTGCCCTCCTCTCGGATCAAGGATTTGATCTCATGAATAA ATTCCTGACCTACTACCCTGGGAGAAGGATCACTGCCGAAGACGGCTTAAAGCACGAATATTTCCGTGAGACCCCACAGCCCATTGACCCCTCCATGTTTCCAACGTGGCCGGCCAAAAGCGAACAACAGCGAGTGAAACGAGGCACAAGCCCGCGACCCCCAGAAGGAGGATTGGGATACAGTCAGCTG GGCGACGATGACATTAAAGATACCGGTTTCCATTTGACGACCACGAACCAAGGCGCGTCAGCTGCAGGGCCCGGATTCAGCCTGAAGTTTTAA